One genomic window of Fusobacterium simiae includes the following:
- a CDS encoding lipase translates to MKKFFKILFLIILFSILILWLVKKFLLTHRYQVKYYNEDKIEKDIVITFNGIYGTEKQLRFIDEKLAEDGYSVVNIQYPTVDDRIVEMTDKYIVPTIDEQIKKLNEINLERKAKSLPELKINFVVHSMGSCLIRHYLKEHKLNNLGKVVLISPPSHGSQLSDNPIADLLWYFIGPAVADMKTDENSFVNQLGNPDYPCYVLIGDKSNNFLYSMFIKGEDDGMVPLSTAKLEGFPLKTIENTTHTSILEKQETVDEILKFLNE, encoded by the coding sequence ATGAAAAAATTTTTTAAAATTTTATTTTTGATTATTCTATTTTCTATTTTGATACTGTGGTTGGTAAAAAAATTTCTATTGACTCATAGATATCAAGTAAAATATTACAATGAGGATAAAATAGAAAAAGACATAGTTATAACTTTTAATGGTATCTATGGAACAGAAAAGCAATTAAGATTTATAGATGAGAAATTAGCTGAAGATGGTTATTCTGTTGTTAATATACAATATCCAACAGTTGATGATAGAATTGTAGAAATGACTGATAAATATATAGTTCCAACTATTGATGAGCAAATAAAAAAATTAAATGAAATTAATTTAGAAAGAAAAGCTAAAAGTTTACCTGAATTAAAGATAAATTTTGTTGTTCATTCTATGGGCTCATGTCTAATTAGGCACTATTTAAAAGAACATAAATTAAATAATTTAGGAAAAGTTGTTTTAATTTCTCCACCATCACATGGAAGCCAGTTATCTGATAATCCTATTGCTGACTTATTATGGTATTTTATAGGTCCTGCTGTTGCTGATATGAAAACAGATGAAAATAGTTTTGTGAATCAGTTAGGGAATCCAGATTATCCTTGTTATGTTTTAATAGGGGATAAATCTAATAATTTTCTATATTCTATGTTTATAAAGGGAGAAGATGATGGAATGGTACCTTTGTCTACTGCAAAATTAGAAGGCTTTCCTTTAAAAACAATAGAAAATACAACACATACAAGTATTTTAGAAAAACAAGAAACGGTTGATGAAATTTTAAAATTTTTAAATGAATAA
- a CDS encoding 2-hydroxyacid dehydrogenase has translation MKVLFYGVREVEVPLFHELNKKFGYDLELIPDYLNSKETAEKAKGFECVVLRGNCFATKEVLDLYKSYGVKYLFTRTVGTNHIDVKYAKELGFKLAYVPFYSPNAIAELAVSLAMSLLRHLPYTAQKFNKRDFTVDKNMFSREVRNCTVGVIGLGRIGFTAAKLFKGLGANVIGYDMFPKTGIDDIVTQVSMEELIAKSDIITLHAPFIKENGKIVTKEFLSKMKENSILINTARGELMDLEAVVNALESGHLAAAGIDTIEGEVNYFFKNFSNDEAKFKLEYPLFNRLLDLYPRVLVTPHVGSYTDEAASNMIETSLENLKEYLDTNACKNDIKA, from the coding sequence ATGAAAGTTTTATTTTATGGTGTAAGAGAAGTTGAAGTACCTTTATTTCATGAACTAAATAAAAAGTTTGGTTATGATTTAGAATTAATTCCTGATTATCTTAACAGTAAAGAAACTGCTGAAAAAGCAAAAGGATTTGAATGTGTTGTTCTTCGTGGAAACTGTTTTGCAACAAAAGAAGTGTTAGATTTATATAAAAGCTATGGAGTAAAATATTTATTTACTAGAACTGTTGGAACTAACCACATTGATGTAAAATATGCTAAAGAGTTAGGATTCAAATTAGCCTATGTTCCATTTTATTCTCCAAATGCAATAGCTGAATTAGCTGTTTCATTAGCTATGTCTTTATTAAGACATTTACCTTATACTGCTCAAAAATTTAATAAAAGAGATTTTACAGTTGATAAAAATATGTTCTCAAGAGAAGTAAGAAACTGCACTGTTGGTGTAATTGGTCTTGGAAGAATTGGATTCACTGCTGCAAAATTATTTAAAGGTTTAGGAGCAAATGTTATTGGATATGATATGTTCCCTAAAACTGGTATAGATGATATAGTTACTCAAGTTTCTATGGAAGAATTGATAGCAAAAAGTGATATTATAACTTTACATGCTCCATTTATTAAAGAAAACGGAAAAATTGTTACTAAAGAATTTTTAAGTAAAATGAAAGAAAACTCTATATTAATCAACACTGCTAGAGGAGAACTAATGGATTTGGAAGCTGTTGTAAATGCTCTTGAAAGTGGACATCTTGCAGCTGCTGGTATAGATACTATCGAAGGAGAAGTCAACTACTTCTTTAAAAATTTCTCAAATGATGAAGCTAAATTCAAATTAGAATATCCTTTATTCAATAGATTATTAGACCTATATCCAAGAGTTTTAGTAACTCCTCATGTTGGATCTTACACTGATGAAGCTGCCTCAAACATGATAGAAACTTCATTAGAAAACTTAAAAGAATACTTAGATACTAATGCATGTAAAAACGATATAAAAGCATAG
- a CDS encoding type B 50S ribosomal protein L31, with amino-acid sequence MKKGIHPEFNLVVFEDMAGNQFLTRSTKLPKETTTFEGKEYPVIKVAVSSKSHPFYTGEQRFVDTAGRVDKFNKKFNLGKK; translated from the coding sequence ATGAAAAAAGGAATACATCCTGAATTCAATCTTGTTGTTTTTGAAGATATGGCTGGGAACCAATTCTTGACTAGATCTACTAAATTGCCTAAAGAAACAACAACTTTTGAAGGAAAAGAATATCCAGTAATAAAAGTAGCTGTTAGCTCAAAATCACACCCATTCTATACTGGAGAACAAAGATTTGTTGATACAGCTGGTAGAGTTGACAAATTTAATAAGAAATTCAACTTGGGCAAAAAATAA
- the upp gene encoding uracil phosphoribosyltransferase, with protein sequence MSVIEINHPLIEHKMTILRSVDTDTKLFRENLNEIAKLMTYEATKNLKLETTEVTTPLMKTQAYVLQDKVALVPILRAGLGMVDGILDLIPTAKVGHIGVYRNEETLEPVYYYCKLPTDITSRKVILVDPMLATGGSAVYAIDYLKSQGVTDIIFMCLVAAPDGIAKLLNKHPDVPIYTAKIDQGLNDNGYIYPGLGDCGDRIFGTK encoded by the coding sequence ATGTCAGTAATCGAAATTAATCACCCATTGATTGAGCATAAGATGACTATTCTTAGAAGTGTGGATACAGATACTAAATTATTTAGAGAAAATCTAAATGAAATAGCAAAACTTATGACTTACGAAGCTACAAAAAATTTAAAATTAGAAACAACAGAAGTTACAACACCATTGATGAAAACTCAAGCCTATGTATTACAGGACAAAGTAGCATTAGTTCCTATACTTAGAGCAGGGCTTGGAATGGTCGATGGAATACTTGACTTAATTCCTACTGCAAAAGTAGGACATATAGGTGTTTATAGAAATGAAGAAACTCTTGAACCTGTTTATTACTACTGTAAATTACCTACTGATATAACCTCAAGGAAAGTCATTCTTGTGGATCCTATGTTAGCAACAGGTGGTTCAGCAGTTTACGCTATTGATTATTTAAAATCACAAGGTGTAACAGATATAATATTTATGTGTTTAGTTGCAGCTCCAGATGGTATTGCTAAACTTTTAAATAAGCATCCAGATGTACCTATTTACACAGCTAAAATAGATCAAGGTCTAAATGATAATGGATATATCTATCCAGGTCTTGGAGATTGTGGAGATAGAATATTTGGAACTAAGTAG